A portion of the Salminus brasiliensis chromosome 9, fSalBra1.hap2, whole genome shotgun sequence genome contains these proteins:
- the LOC140562774 gene encoding uncharacterized protein, whose protein sequence is MSMLITAAVVLLWTGCVTAQISYSKDWDVVRSGRNRIIKCNVDPSISLSSYPLHLYRGKPGDIIRRIMHFPAGSTSATNENGIPARFNGRVSGQGMSLTISGIVQEDAATYYCAVWKGDGTVLNCSRGDKPALRTALSPPFPVGTHYCVMPHTSAEHSVKHLLTAMQLLPITSSLLLTALTSTVFSAERLEQKLLMTKPAAKLAIIECKFSANCENNIHWYQKKDDELRRVQYVGINDGTPRNDRGFEYLKSARKGIHSFVLKIPDLKPEHSATYFCACWIGYHSKTQPIHHMHKILAAELYATGNDTRTFRLDGLISLQFTKLHRKVPLAYVSALFVLECCTVANEKVFGSGTRLYVTDEKVKKPKVSAYPMSKTRDGKMVAVCQARDMFPDLVKFTWKDQSGKNMELSEGEDLLEQKDSKEARVTSMLIIDEQRASSNTFTCSVQHDGSENKEESVVIPASTKEEEKQPEVNPNSGSDPTCQPPEQQEQQEQQEQEQSEDHGSTGIVRKLYLFSVTYMALLGKNVVYFCAVCVLLYKRRAGNSKSVSSESTRPEQVNKSQVS, encoded by the exons ATGAGCATGTTGATAACGGCCGCTGTTGtccttctgtggacag GTTGTGTTACAGCGCAGATTTCCTACAGTAAAGACTGGGATGTCGTCCGGAGCGGCAGAAACAGGATCATCAAGTGCAACGTGGACCCCTCGATCTCCCTCAGCTCCTATCCCCTCCACCTGTACAGGGGGAAGCCGGGAGACATCATCCGCCGCATTATGCACTTTCCAGCTGGGTCCACATCGGCCACCAACGAGAACGGCATTCCTGCGAGGTTCAACGGGAGGGTCAGTGGCCAGGGCATGTCTCTCACCATCTCGGGCATAGTACAGGAGGACGCCGCCACGTATTACTGCGCAGTGTGGAAGGGTGATGGCACCGTGCTGAACTGCAGCAGAGGA GACAAACCAGCACTGAGAACTGCACTGTCCCCTCCCTTCCCTGTTGGTACACATTACTGTGTGATGCCCCACACATCTGCTGAGCACAGTGTCAAGCatcttctcacagcaatgcagctTCTACCCATCACCTCCTCTCTGCTTCTTACTGCCCTCACTAGCACAG TGTTCAGTGCTGAGAGGCTCGAACAGAAACTCTTGATGACTAAGCCTGCAGCTAAGCTTGCTATCATAGAGTGCAAGTTCTCAGCAAACTGCGAGAATAACATTCACTGGTATCAGAAGAAGGACGATGAACTCAGGAGGGTCCAATACGTGGGCATCAACGATGGAACTCCCAGGAATGACCGTGGTTTTGAGTACCTGAAATCTGCAAGGAAAGGAATCCACAGTTTTGTTTTGAAAATCCCTGATTTAAAGCCAGAGCATTCTGCCACTTACTTCTGCGCCTGCTGGATTGGTTACCACAGCAAGACACAGCCCATACATCACATGCACAAAATACTAGCGGCTGAGCTTTACGCTACAGGAAATGACACCAGGACTTTTAGGCTAGACGGTCTGATAAGTCTGCAGTTTACGAAACTCCACCGCAAAG TACCTTTAGCTTATGTCTCAGCACTTTTTGTTCTTGAATGTTGCACTGTGGCTAATGAGAAAGTCTTCGGCTCTGGCACAAGACtttatgtaacag atgaaaaagtaaaaaagccGAAAGTGTCAGCGTACCCAATGTCCAAGACAAGAGATGGGAAAATGGTTGCCGTGTGTCAGGCCAGAGACATGTTTCCAGACCTGGTGAAATTCACATGGAAGGATCAAAGTGGTAAGAACATGGAACTGTCAGAGGGAGAAGACcttctggagcagaaagacagtAAAGAGGCCAGAGTGACCAGCATGCTCATCATAGATGAGCAGAGAGCAAGCTCTAACACGTTCACCTGCTCCGTCCAACACGACGGCAGTGAAAATAAAGAAGAGAGTGTCGTCATCCCAGCAAGTACCAAAG AGGAGGAGAAACAACCTGAGGTCAACCCAAATTCTGGCTCAGACCCAACCTGTCAGCCCCCAgaacaacaagaacaacaagaacaacaagaacaagaacaatCAGAAGaccatg GTTCGACTGGGATCGTCCGCAAGCTGTATCTGTTCAGTGTGACTTATATGGCACTGCTTGGGAAGAACGTGGTGTATTTCTGCGCCGTGTGTGTCCTGCTGTACAAGAGGAGAGCTGGAAACAGCAAGTCTGTCAGCAGTGAATCCACCAGACCAGAACAAGTGAACAAATCTCAAGTCTCATAA